The Nicotiana tabacum cultivar K326 chromosome 5, ASM71507v2, whole genome shotgun sequence sequence aaaggataggGAACCAAGTTAGATATTTCGTCATTTCCCATCAGAAACCTAAAAGCATATCCTGTTGGTGGGGTATTATTACTTTTAATCCATGATACaaattattatatataatatatatatatatatataattattattttaagaagCGATTATACGGTGTTATTTTACGTACAGCAACTGGTGCATAAGATAACAATACCAACAAAGCAGCTGAAACTCCTTTTGCAAGTAACCAGCACAATATAAAAAACCGTCAAAAAAAATACACACCATCTATCAATTCGTCCGCCATCaataatcaatcaactacatctCTTCTCTCCCCTCGAATCTCGCTTTCGCCGCCTCTTAAACGCGCCATTTCTGAAAGTTTGACCTTTGTACTTTGTTCAAAAGCTCGAAAAATAAGCGAAGATTTTTCGCTCATATCGATGCAGCTTATTTGTTGAAAGGTTTTAATTGTAGGTTTTTGAGAAATTAATGGCTGTTGCGAAACGTGTGTTTCAATTAGGTGCTAATTGTGGGATTAGATTGTCCAAATCTGGAGGGATTGATGCATCTAAAGTTTGTTCTGGTGGTTTGTTGATAGATAGGTCACAATCGAACGGTTTTGGTTCCGTTAATTTTTACAGTTCGGTATCGTCGTATAAATCGTCTACTAACAAGTTTGATTATAGGCAGATCTCGCAACTCGCTAAACCTAATGGCAAGCGTGCTTTCCTCGTCGATACTTTAGCTCTGGTAatttttatttcttcatttaattattattattattattattattattattattattattattattattattattattattattattattattatttgttgttgtatgGAAATGAAATGATTCCAAATGATCCCGAACTAATTAGAGGCAGGGATTCCAGTTCGAAATTCTATCATAGTCCATTTGATTTACTGGGTGCGAAATCTGTTAATTGTACTTACCTAGGGTTTGAGCTGGAGCTATTAGTTTTAGATGAACCCCTATGTTACACACTACATCTGTCCCTGACTAATTTAGGTTTGAATTAGTTGTCTTTAGCTTCCTCGTTGGATTCTTTATCATTTCCCATGTTGCAAGGGAGGATTCTGATTTTACTGATTGGTTGAAAATAAGGTGAAACcgagggtgtgtttggtatgaaggaaaatgttttcctggAAAATGAATGATTTTCTTACTTAATTTCTGGTATTTAATAAGTAGGCAGAAAATATTATTCAAAGAGCATTTATATATAATCTAGGCAAGCACTATAGGGGTGATATTCCTTAGATTGTGTAGAATGTCTTACGATCAAAGTTGATAGGTGTAAAATATTTACGATGGAGAGGAGACAATCAGCATGGAATGTTAAAATTTATTTTCCCCACTCCTCATTAGGGAactcatttttctaatttttgaggAAACTTGTTTTCTTATAGAAAATGTTTGACCAACTAAATATGAGAAAGTTGGAATATGCCACTGAAAAAATTGTTACAGCATTGGGGACCTTAAACCAATGAAAAAAGCTGTTTCCATTCGCAAAACCAACTCAAAAAACaatccccccttttttttttaaaaaactcgTAACTTTCGTCCATGTTTGGTTTTAACCTTAAATAGGTGCCTAGGACCTACTGAAACCTTGCGGATCATAGCAAAAGTATCACGAACAAAGGGCTACATGATGCTCGTCAAGCCCAATAAAGAAATTAAGTGCCTATGGTATAGCGCACTTGGGATTGgggcattttttttttgtttttttggtagGTGGAATCGGGGAATTCTCTTGATGGCCCGTGCAGATAATTGACTTTTTTTCAATTGTCTAAGCTCCTTCGTTTCTTTCCAAAAGAGGAATTCCACGCCAAAGATGACCCAAGTTTGGTCTTGAGATCATTCCTTTTAATCATAGTCAAAGTAGTTGTCTTGGCCTTACTAAAACCAATgctttcaaaatcaaaataaaaaccAAATCAAAAAACGACTAAACTTATGGTTCCTTATTAACAAAAAAGAGCAACTAAACATTCGTCTTTAAGTTTTCAAAATTGCTTTCTATCTGATTTGTAGTAAATTAGtaccagtgttgtcaaaggcgcgcttaagccctgaagcaaGGCTAAAAACATATTGAGCGTTTCACCTCGCTTTGTGAGCGCTTCAGTGtcgcatcaaggctctaaggcatacttttccttgccaatgagtgAAATCTTGAAAAGGCgacactaaacaattgatatttcacttttcgtaatttttttttcaatttctttgtccatgtatttgttattcatgcttataattattggTCTTAgactacatatacatatttttactttttctccggttgcgccttttttcattaaagctCACGCGTTATATGctctttgcgcttaaagccccaacggCTTTAGAGCTTTTTTGCGGTTTTCGCTTTTGATAACACTGATTAGTACACTTAGCTGCGTTGGAGACTTTGTTGTTTTATATTTGTCATTGTTGATATGCAATATAGATATTTAGAGATTTGGTGTGCTGACAGGTCCGGAGTTTAGAAGCACAAGGTGTACCATCAAAGCAGGCAGAGGCAATAACATCTGCTATCACTGAGGTTTTGAATGACAGCTTGGAAAATGTAGCTCATTCCTTTGTTTCACGAGCTGAAATGCAGAAAGTAAGACTCTACACAAGCTCTTTTGTTGTTATAAAATGTGCCCATGTGTACTATGTTGAAACTGCCTTCTGTGTGCTTTTGGATTTGTAGTCTGAGATGGTTCAAGACGGCAACCTTTCCAAGTTCAAGTCTGAAGTACAAAGCTCACAGGTACATAATTGTCATGAAGCTATattcgttttttttttggatgAAATAAGGTGTTTCATTAGCAAAAGGCATCAAGGAGATGCAAATTAAAAAAGTAATGAAATGcagaaaaaaataagaattgtaGCTCCCTTTACAGTGTGTCAATCTAAGACCAGGGAGCTAACAAAGTCCAAACATTGGTCAGTGCTAATTACAGAAGCTAACTTAGTCCAACAAAAAAGATTGAGTAGGCAAATAGCTTTGAGAGTGTGATTTGGAGTTGAGATTCCATCAAAACATCTTCTATTCCTTTCATTCCATAAACATCAGTATTTGGAGTTGAAG is a genomic window containing:
- the LOC107813696 gene encoding protein FMP32, mitochondrial-like, giving the protein MAVAKRVFQLGANCGIRLSKSGGIDASKVCSGGLLIDRSQSNGFGSVNFYSSVSSYKSSTNKFDYRQISQLAKPNGKRAFLVDTLALVRSLEAQGVPSKQAEAITSAITEVLNDSLENVAHSFVSRAEMQKSEMVQDGNLSKFKSEVQSSQEHHFSLLQRETEKLRNDIEKMRSELRYEIDKLTAGQRLDLNLERGRIRDELANQNAETTNLTNKLDREIHALRAQLEAAKYEVIKYCIGTLVSISAVGLAVLRLYT